The window ACGGCTACGTGCGGGAGGACGAGGGCGAGCTCGAGATCGCGTTCGACACGGACTCGGGAGTCGTCCACAAGCACGACGACGACGGCCGTTTCACGATCCGGACCGCGCGACAGGCGGACCTCTCGGGGCTCGTCGGCATCATCCGGCAGGTGGCGAACGAGGGGTCGTACATCGAGGCGGAGACCGTCGCCGACCTGATCGATTACGAGGAGATCCTGTTGCGGAACAACAGCGCCGAGTCGCGGATGTTCTTCGTGGCCACCGTGGAGGAACAGGTGGTCGGCTGGGTCCACCTCGACCTCCCACAGACCGGGAAACTCCGCCACACGGCGAAGCTCACGGTCGGCGTCCTCGACGAGTACCGCGGCGGCGGAATCGGGACGACGCTGCTGGAGAAGGGGTCAACCTGGGCGCGCGAGAACGACTTCGAGAAGCTGTACAACAGCGTCCCCGCCACCAACGAGGAGGCACGGAACTTCTTGGAGACGCACGGGTGGCACACCGAGG is drawn from Halorubrum sp. CBA1229 and contains these coding sequences:
- a CDS encoding GNAT family N-acetyltransferase, whose protein sequence is MELAQRVSIENRDRKDIYEYVERRGSVSAEAVRRELGFDEEAFGHHLAVLRRDGYVREDEGELEIAFDTDSGVVHKHDDDGRFTIRTARQADLSGLVGIIRQVANEGSYIEAETVADLIDYEEILLRNNSAESRMFFVATVEEQVVGWVHLDLPQTGKLRHTAKLTVGVLDEYRGGGIGTTLLEKGSTWARENDFEKLYNSVPATNEEARNFLETHGWHTEATREDHYKIDGEYVDEVMMARSL